Proteins from one Brevibacillus humidisoli genomic window:
- a CDS encoding SRPBCC family protein produces MPIIRHDIYIDAPINVCFDLARNVEVHTETTTRTKERAVDGVTVGLMENGDTVTWEAIHFGVKLILTAKIIEMEKPYKFTDVMVKGAFHSFRHTHEFIESGTGTIMKDTFCYKSPFSIFGIIADKLFLEKYMRHFIENRAKELKRIAEKK; encoded by the coding sequence ATGCCTATAATTAGACACGATATTTATATAGATGCACCAATTAATGTTTGTTTTGACCTTGCCAGAAACGTAGAAGTACACACAGAAACAACAACTAGAACGAAGGAAAGAGCCGTTGATGGTGTTACAGTTGGACTGATGGAAAATGGCGATACAGTTACTTGGGAAGCTATCCATTTTGGAGTAAAACTCATATTAACAGCTAAGATAATAGAGATGGAAAAGCCATACAAATTTACTGATGTTATGGTTAAAGGAGCATTCCACTCCTTTAGGCATACACACGAATTTATAGAAAGTGGCACAGGAACCATTATGAAAGATACCTTTTGTTATAAATCTCCTTTTAGCATTTTTGGAATAATAGCTGATAAATTGTTTTTAGAAAAATATATGAGACATTTTATTGAAAATCGTGCAAAAGAGTTAAAGAGGATAGCTGAAAAAAAGTAA
- a CDS encoding gluconate 2-dehydrogenase subunit 3 family protein produces the protein MSESSYYPWYNVWDEHEHWDPHTRQIVAKRRTPVVSHSFLTRDEALLIQTLAGVLTDEYRQEVLTFVTQHIDESLRSPVGESQRKAGVPEKKTLYRVGMGGLNELSHRMYRTDFIGLKRDQQEELLSLLESGRAPQTPAWMQVQPKDFFKKVLFDVVSAYYSHPLVWSDIGYGGPAYPRGYVRVEKGLVDPWEAKRDGK, from the coding sequence ATGAGCGAATCAAGCTACTACCCTTGGTACAACGTATGGGACGAGCATGAACACTGGGACCCGCATACCCGTCAGATCGTAGCGAAGCGGCGTACACCGGTGGTGAGCCACTCCTTTCTTACCCGCGACGAAGCTCTGCTGATTCAGACGCTGGCTGGCGTGCTCACCGACGAGTACCGTCAAGAAGTGCTAACGTTTGTCACACAGCATATCGATGAGTCCCTGCGAAGCCCGGTCGGCGAATCACAGCGCAAAGCAGGCGTGCCGGAGAAGAAGACGCTATACCGCGTTGGGATGGGCGGACTAAACGAACTAAGCCATAGGATGTACCGGACAGACTTTATCGGGTTAAAGAGAGATCAACAGGAGGAACTGCTCTCCTTGTTGGAGTCAGGCAGAGCGCCGCAGACGCCAGCCTGGATGCAAGTACAGCCAAAGGATTTTTTTAAAAAAGTGCTGTTTGACGTCGTCAGTGCCTATTACTCGCATCCGCTGGTCTGGTCCGACATCGGCTATGGCGGCCCAGCCTATCCGCGCGGTTATGTGAGGGTGGAAAAAGGACTGGTAGATCCATGGGAGGCAAAGCGCGATGGAAAATAA
- a CDS encoding GMC family oxidoreductase, producing the protein MENKDRVTHHSDHYAGHRSKRLDKRKYRDGADICIVGAGAAGGVLAYELAKAGLKVVVIEAGPYWNPQTDFASDELATRRLGWEATRIVDGANPLRLGHNNSGRGVGGGTVHFTGVFLRFHESDFKTRTTDGVGEDWPIAYEDLAPFYDKIERDIAVSGPKHYPWGPFNGPYPYPVREPISANAQVFREACEKLGIESVVTPLAILSAPFDGRPPCINRGFCNQGCMPNAKYSGLIQHIPKAIEHGAEVLSDCMVTQVLTDGSRVTGVLFDYEGTTYEQKARVVILAGFVVETPRLLLHSATPHFPDGLANSSGWVGKAIMPHSSHDVYGLLPEEVRLYKGTPVLATTQHFYETDKRRGFARGYTLHAHGSRPVGMASQIATERADGRMLWGKQLREAMLDYNYYARITLVGEVLPNPDNRVTLTDGADEYGMPLAKVTFSYGENDLRLIDHAVEQMNRLIEAMGGSPAHVVGETAHLMGGCRMGSDPDASVVDSYGRSHDIPNLYIAGASVFVTSGGGNPTNTVMALAARTADHLIEEMSRHNI; encoded by the coding sequence ATGGAAAATAAAGATCGTGTGACCCACCATAGTGATCACTATGCAGGGCACCGTTCGAAACGACTGGATAAACGGAAATACAGGGATGGAGCGGACATTTGCATCGTAGGAGCAGGCGCTGCCGGTGGAGTGCTGGCTTATGAATTGGCCAAGGCAGGTCTGAAAGTGGTCGTGATTGAGGCAGGTCCTTATTGGAACCCACAGACTGACTTTGCCAGTGACGAACTGGCCACCAGACGGCTTGGCTGGGAAGCCACCCGCATCGTCGATGGGGCCAACCCGCTTCGTTTGGGCCACAACAACTCTGGTCGCGGTGTCGGCGGAGGGACGGTTCACTTTACAGGTGTCTTTCTCCGTTTTCACGAGAGCGATTTTAAAACGCGAACCACTGACGGGGTAGGAGAGGATTGGCCAATCGCCTACGAAGATCTTGCTCCCTTTTACGACAAGATTGAGCGCGATATTGCCGTCTCCGGACCCAAGCACTACCCCTGGGGACCGTTTAACGGGCCGTATCCGTACCCGGTTCGGGAACCGATTAGCGCCAATGCGCAGGTGTTCCGGGAAGCTTGTGAGAAGCTGGGGATCGAGAGCGTAGTCACACCGTTGGCCATTCTGTCCGCCCCGTTTGACGGTCGTCCCCCCTGCATCAACCGCGGTTTTTGCAACCAGGGGTGCATGCCCAATGCCAAGTACAGTGGACTGATCCAGCACATCCCCAAAGCGATTGAACACGGTGCGGAAGTGCTGTCGGACTGCATGGTGACACAGGTGCTGACCGATGGAAGCCGGGTGACCGGCGTGCTATTTGACTATGAGGGGACAACCTACGAGCAAAAGGCACGTGTCGTCATTCTGGCCGGGTTTGTCGTGGAAACACCCCGCTTGCTGCTTCACTCTGCTACGCCGCATTTCCCTGACGGCTTGGCCAACTCCAGCGGTTGGGTCGGCAAAGCGATCATGCCGCACAGCAGTCACGATGTATACGGGTTGCTGCCGGAGGAGGTACGCCTTTACAAGGGTACGCCTGTTCTGGCGACGACGCAGCACTTTTACGAAACGGATAAGCGGCGGGGATTTGCGCGTGGCTACACGCTGCATGCCCACGGCTCACGGCCGGTTGGGATGGCTTCACAGATCGCCACCGAACGGGCGGATGGGCGTATGTTGTGGGGCAAGCAGTTGCGGGAAGCCATGCTCGATTACAACTACTACGCTCGGATCACATTGGTCGGAGAAGTGCTGCCCAACCCCGACAACCGAGTTACGTTGACGGATGGGGCGGATGAGTACGGAATGCCGTTGGCCAAGGTAACGTTCAGTTACGGAGAAAACGACCTGCGGCTGATCGATCACGCGGTGGAACAGATGAATCGTCTGATCGAAGCGATGGGCGGCAGCCCGGCACATGTCGTCGGGGAAACAGCTCATCTGATGGGCGGGTGCCGGATGGGTAGCGATCCTGACGCGTCAGTCGTTGATTCGTACGGCCGCTCTCACGATATTCCTAACCTGTATATCGCTGGAGCAAGTGTTTTCGTGACATCCGGCGGCGGAAATCCGACCAATACGGTAATGGCTTTGGCTGCTCGAACTGCAGATCATCTGATTGAGGAAATGTCACGTCACAACATCTGA
- a CDS encoding ArsR/SmtB family transcription factor, which translates to MEPSEMMHLLDMSDLFKILGDKTRLAILALLHVQALCVRDIVMILQVSQPSISQHLAKLKGQGLVKESKKGSWVLYSINDDCEPIVKAILDYLPDLRHRVKELERRGLKAAL; encoded by the coding sequence ATGGAACCCTCAGAGATGATGCACCTTCTGGATATGTCCGACCTGTTTAAGATTTTGGGAGACAAGACGAGGCTGGCCATTTTAGCCCTTCTGCACGTGCAGGCTCTCTGTGTGCGTGATATCGTGATGATTTTACAGGTTTCCCAACCATCTATCTCTCAACATCTTGCTAAATTAAAGGGTCAGGGCCTAGTGAAAGAAAGCAAGAAGGGCTCATGGGTGCTGTATTCCATAAATGACGACTGTGAACCGATCGTGAAGGCAATCCTCGACTACCTGCCCGACTTGCGACATCGGGTCAAGGAGTTAGAACGGCGTGGGTTAAAGGCTGCATTGTGA
- a CDS encoding glutaredoxin family protein, with the protein MWLTQQGIAFEDRNIRENDTYFNEAIQLGATQTPVTLVIDENEEQSVIHGFDKTALQQALND; encoded by the coding sequence ATGTGGTTAACGCAGCAAGGGATTGCTTTTGAAGACCGAAACATTCGCGAAAACGACACTTATTTCAATGAAGCAATTCAGTTGGGGGCGACACAGACCCCTGTGACCCTTGTCATTGATGAAAACGAGGAACAGTCGGTGATTCACGGATTTGATAAAACGGCACTCCAACAGGCACTAAACGATTAA
- a CDS encoding multidrug resistance efflux transporter family protein: MKAIALGILSCLFFSTTFLLNRSMSLEGGSFAWSASLRFFFMIPPLLLIVWLSGGMKKLWKEWTAHPWTWILWGTVGFGVFYTATCFAADYGPGWLVAGTWQITIICGPLLAPLFGSKIPWKNLSWSILILIGVVIIQLDHAQAVTPLAVALTVLPLLAAAVAYPLGNRKMMEHLGGSLDTFSRILGMCLGSLPCWLLLAAGGYATHGWPSQSQVTQSLLVAVCSGLIATVLFFAATEMAGGDQNKLAAVEATQSTEIVFTLIGEMLLLGAVLPSFAALIGISIVCLGIFMQSMQRQKPTAHVDTA; the protein is encoded by the coding sequence ATGAAAGCGATAGCCCTTGGCATATTGTCATGTCTGTTTTTTTCGACCACCTTTTTGTTGAACCGTTCCATGAGCCTTGAGGGGGGATCGTTCGCCTGGAGTGCCTCCCTTCGCTTTTTCTTTATGATTCCCCCGTTGCTGCTGATTGTCTGGCTTAGCGGCGGGATGAAAAAACTATGGAAGGAATGGACGGCTCACCCCTGGACATGGATTCTTTGGGGAACCGTCGGCTTTGGCGTGTTTTACACCGCTACTTGTTTTGCGGCCGATTACGGTCCCGGATGGTTGGTGGCCGGTACCTGGCAGATCACGATCATCTGCGGGCCGCTTCTTGCCCCACTATTTGGAAGCAAGATTCCGTGGAAAAACCTTAGCTGGTCGATACTGATCTTGATTGGGGTCGTGATCATTCAGCTTGATCATGCGCAGGCCGTCACGCCGTTGGCAGTTGCTTTAACCGTGCTGCCCTTATTAGCTGCGGCTGTCGCCTATCCGCTCGGCAACCGCAAGATGATGGAGCATCTTGGGGGCAGTCTGGACACATTTTCGCGCATACTCGGCATGTGTCTGGGCAGTCTGCCTTGCTGGCTGCTGCTGGCTGCTGGAGGATACGCCACACATGGGTGGCCGAGTCAGTCGCAGGTGACACAGTCCCTGTTGGTAGCTGTTTGCTCCGGACTTATTGCGACGGTGCTGTTTTTTGCCGCCACAGAGATGGCGGGTGGCGATCAGAACAAGCTGGCAGCGGTCGAAGCAACTCAATCCACCGAGATTGTTTTTACACTCATTGGCGAGATGCTGCTGCTGGGTGCAGTATTGCCGTCTTTTGCGGCGCTAATCGGTATTAGCATTGTTTGTCTCGGGATTTTTATGCAAAGCATGCAGCGGCAGAAGCCAACTGCACACGTCGATACTGCATAG
- a CDS encoding gamma-type small acid-soluble spore protein: MARRNQQPQNPAAANAAANAAARAAQNNNAATEFAAETNAAEVRRQNQQSAARAAANNKVTE; the protein is encoded by the coding sequence ATGGCAAGACGTAACCAACAACCTCAAAACCCGGCTGCCGCTAACGCTGCTGCAAATGCTGCCGCTCGTGCAGCTCAAAACAATAATGCTGCAACTGAGTTCGCCGCTGAGACGAATGCAGCTGAGGTACGCCGTCAAAACCAACAATCTGCTGCTCGTGCTGCAGCAAACAACAAGGTGACTGAATAG
- the acpS gene encoding holo-ACP synthase codes for MIVGIGSDIVEIDRVDTLLQRQPRLRDRLFSSREQLYVPTGSQQRVVEYTAGRFAAKEAAAKALGTGIGARVAFTDIEIIPDERGKPLLSITPAILAALFPDSKLRLHVSISHCTSYALAYVVIEQL; via the coding sequence ATGATTGTCGGTATTGGAAGCGATATCGTAGAGATTGACCGCGTTGATACGCTGCTGCAGCGTCAACCGCGGCTGCGTGATCGGCTTTTCAGTTCGCGTGAGCAGCTTTATGTCCCGACAGGGTCGCAGCAGCGCGTGGTTGAGTACACAGCAGGTCGGTTCGCGGCCAAGGAGGCGGCAGCCAAGGCGCTGGGCACCGGAATTGGTGCCAGGGTTGCTTTTACCGATATAGAGATCATTCCGGATGAGCGGGGAAAACCTCTGCTGTCGATCACGCCAGCTATACTTGCCGCCTTGTTTCCCGACAGCAAACTGCGGCTGCACGTCAGCATTTCCCACTGTACGTCATATGCGCTCGCCTATGTGGTGATCGAACAACTCTAA
- a CDS encoding outer membrane lipoprotein-sorting protein codes for MKRGALWLVIGLVLSVFTAGCFGTKSPEDVVGDLSSTLEKMSGYKTTAVLTLQTGSTPQEYDVEVWYQKPTNYRVALTSKQRNITQIILRNDEGVFVLTPHLNKSFRFQSGWPENNGPLYLYETLVRSILDDSERKVNMDDKQYVFEVKANYSGNRSLTRQKIWLTEDFKPTHAEIMDGNMNTMVEISFAEFIFDPQFDKDAFDKDRNMQSAMMAIPTFAQGGLEEPPSGSFGVIQPTYMPQGVKLGAVEPVKRGEEYSVVLQYEGTYNYKLMEARPTATTVSYDVGMPINLGFTVGVLTGSADQQRMLTWELDGVEFTLVGNLPEEEMVKIANSTYGVSGK; via the coding sequence ATGAAACGGGGAGCTTTATGGTTGGTGATCGGACTTGTCCTTTCCGTTTTTACAGCAGGTTGCTTTGGCACGAAGTCGCCGGAAGACGTGGTAGGGGACTTGAGCAGTACGCTTGAAAAGATGTCCGGTTACAAGACAACTGCTGTGCTGACATTGCAGACAGGTTCGACCCCGCAAGAGTATGATGTGGAAGTTTGGTATCAAAAGCCGACAAACTATCGGGTCGCACTCACCTCCAAGCAGCGGAACATTACACAGATCATACTGCGTAATGACGAAGGTGTGTTTGTGCTGACTCCCCACCTGAACAAAAGCTTCCGTTTCCAAAGTGGTTGGCCGGAAAACAACGGTCCGCTCTACTTGTACGAGACGTTGGTACGGAGTATCCTGGACGACTCGGAACGGAAGGTAAACATGGACGACAAGCAGTACGTATTTGAGGTGAAGGCGAACTACAGCGGCAATCGTTCCCTTACCAGGCAAAAAATCTGGCTGACGGAAGACTTCAAACCGACCCATGCCGAAATCATGGATGGCAACATGAATACGATGGTAGAGATTTCGTTCGCAGAGTTTATCTTTGATCCTCAGTTCGACAAAGATGCATTCGATAAAGACCGCAACATGCAAAGTGCGATGATGGCTATTCCAACGTTTGCGCAGGGGGGACTTGAGGAGCCGCCATCGGGCTCTTTTGGTGTGATCCAGCCTACCTATATGCCGCAAGGGGTAAAGTTGGGTGCAGTAGAACCGGTAAAGCGTGGGGAAGAGTATAGTGTCGTGCTGCAGTACGAAGGGACATACAATTATAAGCTGATGGAGGCTCGTCCTACGGCTACAACCGTTAGCTATGATGTGGGGATGCCGATCAACCTAGGATTTACCGTTGGTGTTCTGACCGGTTCGGCCGACCAGCAGCGGATGCTGACTTGGGAGCTGGACGGCGTAGAGTTTACGTTGGTGGGGAACCTGCCGGAGGAAGAGATGGTTAAAATCGCTAACTCTACGTATGGTGTGAGCGGGAAGTAA
- the alr gene encoding alanine racemase, with protein sequence MKPYCRDTWIEVDLDAIGANVLAFREHIPPSSAIMAVVKADGYGHGAVHVGRAALESGAASLAVAMLDEAIVLRRAGITAPILVLGYTPVESVDQAAEWNVALTVYHAEWIEQVTRRLQHADSLNRLAVHVKVDTGMGRLGVRSEAELLAVVEAVERSHELSWEGIFTHFACADEPDTAHVEAQHRRFRELLDGLRARGYALPQVHCCNSAAATAFPEWGYDAIRLGISLYGLSPSAFLREQGQVRLTPALSLKTRIAHVKTAEQPMTISYGATYTAAPGEQIATLPIGYADGFSRLLSNRGTALHNGRRVPIVGRVCMDQTMVRIEAADASVGDEVVLYGQQQDERITLDEVAELLGTINYEVACMLNYRIPRVYLKGNQVVDFCHRIHNKC encoded by the coding sequence ATGAAACCCTATTGTCGTGATACGTGGATTGAGGTGGATTTGGACGCGATCGGCGCCAACGTGCTGGCGTTCCGGGAGCACATCCCTCCGTCTTCGGCGATTATGGCCGTTGTCAAGGCGGACGGATATGGTCACGGAGCGGTTCACGTCGGGCGTGCGGCTCTGGAAAGCGGTGCCGCGTCGCTAGCTGTGGCCATGCTGGATGAAGCGATTGTCCTGCGTCGGGCAGGCATTACGGCGCCGATTCTCGTGCTGGGATATACACCGGTTGAATCCGTAGACCAGGCAGCGGAATGGAACGTAGCTCTAACCGTGTACCATGCTGAGTGGATCGAACAGGTGACACGGCGGCTTCAGCATGCTGACAGTCTGAACCGGTTGGCTGTTCATGTCAAGGTGGACACGGGCATGGGCCGCCTGGGGGTGCGCTCAGAAGCGGAACTGCTCGCAGTGGTTGAAGCAGTTGAGCGATCGCACGAGTTGTCCTGGGAAGGGATTTTTACGCATTTCGCCTGTGCCGACGAGCCGGATACGGCACATGTGGAAGCACAGCACAGGCGGTTTCGGGAGCTGCTAGATGGGCTGCGGGCGAGAGGATATGCCCTGCCACAGGTCCATTGCTGCAACAGTGCGGCGGCCACCGCTTTTCCGGAGTGGGGGTATGATGCGATACGGCTGGGCATCAGCTTGTACGGGCTGTCCCCATCCGCTTTTCTGCGCGAGCAAGGACAGGTCCGATTGACACCTGCTCTCTCGCTGAAGACGCGAATCGCCCATGTGAAAACAGCAGAACAGCCGATGACGATTAGCTATGGAGCCACCTATACGGCTGCACCGGGAGAACAGATTGCCACACTGCCGATTGGATATGCAGACGGTTTTTCCCGCTTGCTTTCCAACCGTGGCACGGCTTTGCATAACGGTCGGCGGGTACCGATCGTCGGCAGGGTTTGTATGGATCAGACGATGGTCCGGATTGAAGCGGCAGATGCCAGTGTGGGTGATGAGGTCGTCTTGTACGGCCAGCAGCAGGATGAGCGAATCACGCTGGATGAAGTGGCGGAGCTGTTGGGAACGATCAACTATGAAGTTGCCTGCATGTTAAACTACCGTATTCCACGTGTATATCTTAAAGGCAACCAAGTTGTCGATTTTTGTCACCGAATTCACAACAAGTGTTAA
- a CDS encoding CopG family ribbon-helix-helix protein, with product MSLGHGGGGFVLSKTNTKRIMISLPQHLLQEVDGVVEKEKSNRSELIRQAMSLYLKERKKRFIRETMQKGYMEMAKINLNMASEAFEAEEEADLTLDRLVSGV from the coding sequence ATGTCATTGGGTCATGGTGGAGGTGGATTTGTCTTGTCGAAAACCAACACGAAGCGTATCATGATTAGCCTGCCGCAGCACCTGCTGCAGGAAGTGGACGGCGTGGTAGAGAAAGAGAAGTCCAATAGAAGCGAACTCATTCGTCAGGCAATGAGTCTTTATCTGAAGGAGCGTAAAAAGCGTTTTATCCGGGAAACGATGCAAAAAGGGTATATGGAGATGGCAAAAATCAATTTAAATATGGCTTCGGAGGCATTTGAAGCAGAGGAAGAAGCCGACTTGACTTTGGACCGCTTAGTAAGCGGGGTGTAG
- a CDS encoding type II toxin-antitoxin system PemK/MazF family toxin gives MIVKRGDVFFADLSPVVGSEQGGVRPVLVIQNDIGNRFSPTVIVAAITAQIQKAKLPTHVEIDAKLYGFDRDSVILLEQIRTIDKQRLTDKITRLDDEMMERVNESLQISLGLIDF, from the coding sequence GTGATAGTAAAACGTGGCGATGTATTTTTTGCGGACCTCTCACCTGTTGTCGGTTCTGAACAGGGGGGCGTGCGCCCAGTATTGGTGATCCAAAACGATATTGGAAATCGTTTTAGTCCGACTGTCATCGTCGCGGCTATCACGGCACAGATTCAAAAGGCCAAACTGCCTACGCATGTAGAGATTGACGCCAAGTTATACGGATTTGATCGTGACTCCGTTATTCTGCTCGAGCAGATTCGCACGATTGACAAACAGCGTCTCACCGACAAAATCACTCGCTTGGACGATGAGATGATGGAGCGTGTCAATGAATCGTTGCAGATAAGTTTGGGTTTGATAGACTTCTAA
- a CDS encoding anti-sigma regulatory factor: MAERCSIYVYTEHDIVRARQAGRQIAKEMGFGTIVQSRITTAISELARNIFLYAEVGTITIEQIQQDEKIGLQVIATDKGPGIPDIRKAMEDGFSTSGGLGAGLPGVKRLMDSFLIDSVPNRGTRVTVVKWKD; this comes from the coding sequence ATGGCCGAGCGATGCTCTATTTATGTATACACAGAACATGATATTGTTCGGGCCAGGCAGGCGGGCAGACAAATTGCCAAGGAGATGGGGTTCGGCACCATTGTCCAGTCCCGGATCACGACTGCCATCTCGGAACTGGCGCGCAACATCTTTTTGTATGCCGAAGTGGGCACCATCACGATCGAGCAGATTCAACAGGACGAGAAGATCGGCTTGCAAGTGATCGCCACGGATAAAGGGCCGGGCATCCCTGATATACGCAAAGCAATGGAGGACGGATTTTCCACCTCAGGAGGGCTTGGCGCCGGTTTGCCAGGGGTAAAGCGCCTGATGGATTCCTTCTTGATTGACAGCGTTCCAAACCGGGGGACACGGGTAACCGTCGTGAAATGGAAAGACTGA
- a CDS encoding PP2C family protein-serine/threonine phosphatase, with amino-acid sequence MSRRQLKKQYNELLLSFLLSGAEDQLYSAQQLGKWLIRHNVAPEDIIDLHLEALEGHVDVPEPVRISFQLLTEIMIEYGIAYREHLFLRNKQQQLESEIEVAVTMQHTLLPASIPDAAGLDIGLISVPSKKMSGDYYNVFQLEDHLLGVAVADIVGKGIPAALSMSMIKYAMDGLAAWARKPAEMLRQLNGVVERNIDSSMFITMAYGAYDTSAHRFRYAVAGHEPGFWYRSRTKRLADLPGSGLALGLQRDSIYEEYELQLKRGDLIILLTDGVTERKVGDHFLRRSELSEYILDLIGLPCQEIVDSLYRKLLNLSNHELPDDHTMIAIRRTK; translated from the coding sequence ATGAGTCGCAGACAGCTAAAAAAACAATACAACGAACTACTGCTATCGTTTCTTCTATCGGGGGCAGAGGATCAACTCTATTCGGCACAGCAGCTCGGCAAGTGGCTCATCCGGCATAATGTGGCACCAGAAGATATCATTGACCTCCACCTGGAGGCCTTGGAGGGCCACGTGGACGTGCCTGAGCCGGTACGGATATCGTTTCAGCTGCTGACAGAGATCATGATCGAATACGGGATTGCCTATCGGGAGCATCTGTTTCTGCGAAACAAGCAGCAGCAGTTGGAGTCGGAGATCGAAGTGGCTGTAACGATGCAGCATACGCTGCTGCCGGCATCGATTCCCGATGCGGCTGGTTTGGACATTGGGCTGATTAGTGTGCCGTCCAAGAAAATGAGCGGGGACTACTACAATGTGTTTCAGTTGGAGGATCACCTGCTAGGGGTAGCTGTTGCCGATATCGTGGGAAAAGGGATACCGGCAGCGCTCTCCATGTCCATGATCAAATACGCCATGGACGGTCTGGCTGCCTGGGCCCGCAAGCCTGCTGAAATGCTTCGCCAACTAAATGGTGTGGTGGAGCGCAATATCGATTCCAGCATGTTTATCACCATGGCATATGGTGCTTATGATACGTCGGCACATCGCTTTCGCTATGCTGTCGCCGGTCACGAGCCGGGATTCTGGTATCGGTCTCGTACCAAGCGATTGGCCGATTTGCCGGGGAGTGGATTGGCGCTCGGCCTGCAGCGAGACTCCATCTATGAAGAGTATGAGCTGCAGTTAAAACGAGGGGACTTGATCATCCTGCTGACCGATGGCGTGACCGAGCGAAAGGTGGGAGATCACTTTTTGCGGCGGAGCGAGTTGAGCGAATACATACTGGATTTGATTGGTTTGCCTTGTCAGGAAATCGTCGACAGCTTGTATCGCAAGTTGCTTAATCTCTCCAATCACGAGTTGCCTGATGATCATACGATGATTGCGATACGCAGAACGAAATAA
- a CDS encoding anti-sigma factor antagonist, whose product MNVSINKKQRKDGSVLYVRGEIDAYTAPLVSEQLLPLVSEAESKSVSVDLRDVSYMDSTGVGVLIGALKASRQSGCQLVLENVTPRIERLFRITGLSDIIPVKPLGGEEKEWE is encoded by the coding sequence ATGAATGTGTCGATCAATAAAAAGCAGCGAAAAGACGGCTCCGTGCTCTACGTTCGGGGAGAGATCGATGCCTATACCGCTCCGCTGGTAAGCGAACAGCTTCTGCCGCTGGTCTCGGAAGCAGAGTCGAAAAGCGTTTCCGTCGATTTGCGAGATGTATCGTACATGGACAGCACTGGTGTAGGGGTGCTGATCGGGGCATTAAAAGCATCCAGACAATCGGGATGCCAGTTGGTATTGGAAAATGTTACTCCCAGGATTGAACGCCTGTTCCGGATTACCGGACTGTCCGATATTATCCCTGTTAAACCGCTTGGAGGAGAGGAAAAGGAATGGGAGTGA
- the rsbW gene encoding anti-sigma B factor RsbW, with protein MGVKETGHLVELTIPARAEYIGVARLLVSGVANRAGFSYDEIEDIKLAVAEACTNAIHHAYGEGANGSVRILCMIYEDRLQIQIIDWGASFDPERVERKLGPFDKDADIDSLTEGGLGLFLIQSVMDDVQIDADNGCVVTMTKYVRRDEVAKHVDEQSKAKME; from the coding sequence ATGGGAGTGAAAGAAACTGGTCATCTCGTTGAACTAACGATCCCCGCTCGTGCCGAATACATCGGGGTAGCACGTCTACTGGTGTCAGGCGTGGCCAACCGGGCCGGATTTTCCTACGACGAGATTGAGGATATCAAGCTGGCCGTAGCGGAAGCTTGCACCAACGCGATTCATCACGCATATGGAGAGGGAGCTAACGGCTCGGTTCGCATCCTCTGCATGATCTATGAAGATCGACTGCAGATACAGATCATCGACTGGGGGGCCAGTTTTGATCCGGAGCGTGTCGAACGAAAGCTTGGTCCGTTTGACAAAGATGCTGATATCGATTCGTTGACAGAAGGAGGGCTTGGGCTTTTTCTCATCCAGTCTGTTATGGACGATGTACAGATTGACGCAGACAACGGGTGTGTCGTGACAATGACCAAGTACGTTCGGCGAGACGAGGTGGCAAAGCATGTCGACGAACAGTCCAAAGCAAAAATGGAGTAG